Proteins from a single region of Streptomyces sp. Tu 3180:
- the prfB gene encoding peptide chain release factor 2, with translation MAVVDVSEELKSLSSTMESIEAVLDLDKLRADIAVLEEQAAAPSLWDNPDEAQKITSKLSHLQAEVRKAEALRGRIDDLAVLFEMAEEEDDPDTRAEAESELAAVRKALDEMEVRTLLSGEYDSREALVNIRAEAGGVDAADFAEKLQRMYLRWAEQKGYKTELIETSYAEEAGIKSTTFSVQAPYAYGTLSVEQGTHRLVRISPFDNQGRRQTSFAGVEVLPVVEQSDHVDIDESDLRIDVYRSSGPGGQGVNTTDSAVRITHLPTGIVVSCQNERSQIQNKATAMNVLQAKLLERRRQEEQAKMDALKGDGGNSWGNQMRSYVLHPYQMVKDLRTEHEVGNPEAVFNGEIDGFLEAGIRWRKQQEK, from the coding sequence GTGGCAGTCGTCGATGTATCCGAAGAGCTCAAGTCCCTCTCCTCGACCATGGAGTCGATCGAGGCCGTCCTGGACCTCGACAAGCTGAGGGCAGACATCGCCGTGCTCGAGGAGCAGGCGGCCGCGCCGTCCCTGTGGGACAACCCGGACGAGGCGCAGAAGATCACCAGCAAGCTCTCCCACCTCCAGGCCGAGGTGCGGAAGGCCGAGGCGCTGCGCGGCCGGATCGACGATCTCGCCGTGCTCTTCGAGATGGCCGAGGAGGAGGACGACCCGGACACCCGCGCGGAGGCCGAGTCCGAGCTCGCGGCCGTCAGGAAGGCGCTGGACGAGATGGAGGTCCGGACGCTGCTCAGCGGCGAGTACGACTCCCGTGAGGCGCTCGTCAACATCCGCGCCGAGGCCGGTGGCGTGGACGCGGCCGACTTCGCCGAGAAGCTGCAGCGGATGTACCTGCGCTGGGCGGAGCAGAAGGGCTACAAGACCGAGCTCATCGAGACGTCGTACGCCGAGGAGGCCGGCATCAAGTCGACCACCTTCTCCGTCCAGGCGCCCTACGCCTACGGCACCCTCTCCGTCGAGCAGGGCACCCACCGCCTGGTGCGCATCTCGCCCTTCGACAACCAGGGCCGGCGCCAGACCTCCTTCGCGGGCGTCGAGGTGCTCCCCGTCGTCGAGCAGTCCGACCACGTCGACATCGACGAGTCCGACCTGCGCATCGACGTCTACCGCTCCTCCGGCCCCGGCGGCCAGGGCGTGAACACCACCGACTCCGCGGTGCGCATCACGCACCTGCCCACCGGCATCGTGGTCTCCTGCCAGAACGAGCGCTCCCAGATCCAGAACAAGGCCACCGCGATGAACGTCCTCCAGGCCAAGCTGCTGGAGCGGCGCCGCCAGGAGGAGCAGGCCAAGATGGACGCCCTCAAGGGCGACGGCGGCAACTCCTGGGGCAACCAGATGCGTTCGTACGTGCTGCACCCCTACCAGATGGTCAAGGACCTGCGCACGGAGCACGAGGTCGGCAACCCCGAGGCCGTGTTCAACGGTGAGATCGACGGCTTCCTGGAGGCCGGAATTCGCTGGCGCAAGCAGCAGGAGAAGTAA
- a CDS encoding serine/threonine-protein kinase, producing MARKIGSRYTAHQILGRGSAGTVWLGEGPEGPVAIKLLREDLSSDQELVGRFVQERTALLGLEHPHVVSVRDLVVDGNDLALVMDLVRGTDLRTRLDRERRLAPEAAAAIVADVADGLAAAHAAGVVHRDVKPENVLLDMQGPLGPGGSHRALLTDFGVAKLIDTPRRTRATKIIGTPDYLAPEMVEGLPPRASVDIYALATVLYELLAGFTPFGGGHPGAVLRRHVTETVVPLPGIPDELWQLLVQCLAKAPASRLRASELAARLRELLPMLAGMPPLDVDEPDTGPAEEPAEDDRAPGPVPAAGRPVRRRGAVPLVPGARPADSNRDTHTSMRVPAPDELAGGARGTARAPRAAGAPRPGSARNRAIARRRRLALAVAAAVLAAAAGVGTWLATADDGAAPPEDTKNSAPAAP from the coding sequence TTGGCACGGAAGATCGGCAGCCGGTACACCGCCCACCAGATCCTCGGGCGGGGCAGCGCCGGCACGGTGTGGCTGGGCGAGGGCCCCGAGGGGCCCGTCGCCATCAAGCTTCTGCGTGAGGATCTCTCCTCCGACCAGGAGCTGGTCGGCCGCTTCGTGCAGGAGCGGACGGCGCTGCTCGGTCTGGAGCACCCGCACGTCGTCTCCGTGCGCGACCTGGTGGTCGACGGCAACGACCTCGCCCTGGTCATGGACCTGGTCCGCGGCACGGACCTGCGCACCCGCCTCGACCGCGAGCGGCGGCTCGCGCCCGAGGCGGCGGCGGCGATCGTCGCCGACGTCGCGGACGGGCTGGCGGCGGCGCACGCGGCGGGGGTCGTGCACCGGGACGTCAAGCCGGAGAACGTGCTGCTGGACATGCAGGGCCCGCTGGGGCCGGGCGGCTCGCACCGCGCGCTGCTCACGGACTTCGGTGTGGCCAAGCTCATCGACACCCCGCGCCGCACCCGGGCCACCAAGATCATCGGGACGCCGGACTACCTCGCCCCGGAGATGGTGGAGGGCCTGCCGCCGCGCGCGTCGGTCGACATCTACGCGCTGGCCACGGTCCTGTACGAGCTGCTCGCGGGCTTCACGCCGTTCGGCGGCGGGCACCCCGGAGCGGTCCTGCGCCGCCACGTCACCGAGACGGTGGTCCCGCTCCCCGGCATCCCCGACGAGCTGTGGCAGCTGCTGGTGCAGTGCCTGGCGAAGGCGCCGGCGTCGCGGCTGCGCGCCTCCGAGCTGGCCGCGCGGCTGCGGGAGCTGCTGCCGATGCTGGCGGGGATGCCGCCGCTGGACGTGGACGAGCCGGACACCGGGCCGGCGGAGGAGCCGGCGGAGGACGACCGGGCGCCCGGCCCGGTCCCGGCCGCCGGGCGGCCGGTGCGGCGGCGCGGCGCGGTCCCGCTGGTGCCGGGCGCGCGCCCGGCCGACTCCAACCGCGACACCCACACGTCGATGAGGGTGCCGGCCCCCGACGAGCTCGCCGGCGGCGCCCGCGGCACGGCCCGGGCCCCCCGCGCGGCCGGTGCCCCCCGCCCCGGCTCGGCCCGCAACCGCGCGATCGCCCGCCGGCGCCGCCTGGCCCTGGCCGTGGCGGCGGCGGTCCTGGCGGCCGCGGCGGGCGTCGGCACCTGGCTGGCCACCGCGGACGACGGCGCGGCGCCGCCCGAGGACACGAAGAACTCCGCCCCGGCCGCCCCCTGA
- a CDS encoding FHA domain-containing protein has product MQIRLTVVDPLGPSSPARDRAASRDVLVTAPAGTALAAVASALASAVSGGDGSSGSSGAPVLYAGDRRLDAQRCTLGEPPLIDGAVLAVGAPGEPEPHPELDDAPTRLHVVAGPDAGGVHLLHGGEIRIGRSADADVPLDDPDVSRLHCAVTVGPDGRVSVADLGSTNGTTLDGRRVGTRPVRFAPGALLRIGESALRLTPSAGPAAPAGATPDGEGHVRVPSPRQARPGGADDRARVAAPAAPTHHARGPAGWAVPARSGHGDGAGEAPRVPGQGGAPDSESRGTGPGPAGRAVRTAARGDVPHMPRGRRVSQPPADGDTHAGRSGAHRGPGEPGPAGDATAGGGAPGRGAGGATGPVPGSASGRPSGPTTGPATGHMPGAAHTGPGAGGVPAAPAVGPAAGTVPAPRPATRKGTPVRGTDLPQPPGGRRRGGLTAWARRLAGGRQEQPADARDTHGEEAAGGAPGPGAAAPALPETWPDPATLLLTALGPGPRLWERGPGHPEALAVRLGTADRAAPDGSGLLPAVPVTSGLREVGALGLAGPRERLAGLARAVLAQLAALHSPDFLEIVLIAADRSRPLEERTAEWSWLGWLPHVRPGHGQDCRLLLAHDAEQAAARTGELLRRLEDHGHAAGADAAPFAPERSAVPEQPAPADRRPSWARDGDGGTDAAGGFAGPYTVVVVDGDPGGTELREALARLAVEGPRAGIHLVCLAETAAASPASPVAETYETACAVAPAFRECGAVALLSGDVATALRLVRVARTGSRAPSGPVGHGTVATVDAVSPAWAERFARALAPLRTDGTAGQHHARVSAPLPQSARLLDELGLARATPASLMARWADAADDTQALGGRVTAVLGAGPRGPVVADLAADGPHLLVEGVPGSGRTELLRAVVASLAAAERPDRLSIVLVDGRGGPATDDGPGEGLRVCTDVPHVTTHLTANDPVRMREFAQSLSAELKRRAELLGRSDFTEWHTGRELSDRMVTQRTAARRGATGTGGEHDGDLESPPSSTLRLRPGAARRQAQAAPPLPRLVVVVDDLDALVSPALGAPGRPAAGSVMRALEAVARDGERLGVHLVAATGPCARTARTEPARRATVRVTLDAPAPPGPDAPAPGRGRLAHPDGRTTAFQGGRVTGRIPRTATLRPTVVPLEWHRMGDPPARRQVRELGNGPTDLALLASALERAARQVSAAEVPSLL; this is encoded by the coding sequence ATGCAGATCCGGCTGACCGTCGTTGACCCGCTGGGCCCCTCCTCCCCCGCGCGGGACCGGGCCGCGAGCCGCGACGTGCTGGTCACGGCGCCCGCCGGCACGGCCCTGGCCGCGGTCGCCTCCGCGCTGGCCTCGGCGGTCTCCGGCGGCGACGGCTCGTCCGGCTCCTCGGGCGCCCCGGTGCTGTACGCCGGCGACCGGCGGCTGGACGCCCAGCGCTGCACGCTCGGCGAGCCGCCGCTGATCGACGGCGCGGTGCTGGCCGTGGGCGCCCCGGGCGAGCCGGAGCCGCATCCCGAGCTGGACGACGCCCCGACCCGCCTCCACGTGGTCGCCGGTCCCGACGCGGGCGGGGTGCACCTGCTGCACGGCGGCGAGATCCGCATAGGCCGCTCCGCCGACGCCGACGTGCCGCTCGACGACCCGGACGTCTCCCGGCTGCACTGCGCGGTGACGGTCGGCCCGGACGGCCGGGTCTCGGTCGCCGACCTCGGCTCCACCAACGGCACGACGCTGGACGGCAGGCGGGTGGGCACCCGGCCGGTGCGCTTCGCACCGGGCGCGCTGCTGCGGATCGGGGAGTCCGCCCTGCGGCTCACCCCGTCCGCGGGGCCGGCGGCGCCGGCGGGGGCGACGCCGGACGGCGAGGGGCACGTGCGCGTGCCGTCGCCCCGGCAGGCGCGGCCCGGCGGCGCGGACGACCGCGCGCGCGTGGCGGCGCCGGCGGCTCCCACCCACCACGCCCGCGGCCCCGCCGGCTGGGCCGTGCCCGCCCGGAGCGGGCACGGGGACGGCGCGGGCGAGGCTCCGCGGGTGCCGGGGCAGGGCGGGGCGCCGGACAGCGAGAGCCGTGGGACGGGCCCGGGTCCCGCGGGGCGCGCGGTGCGCACGGCCGCCCGGGGGGACGTACCGCACATGCCCCGGGGCCGCCGCGTCTCGCAGCCGCCCGCGGACGGGGACACCCACGCGGGCCGCTCCGGCGCGCACCGGGGCCCGGGGGAGCCCGGCCCCGCCGGGGACGCGACGGCCGGTGGCGGCGCCCCGGGCCGGGGCGCCGGCGGGGCGACCGGCCCGGTGCCCGGCAGCGCCTCCGGCCGCCCCTCCGGCCCGACCACCGGACCCGCCACCGGCCACATGCCCGGCGCCGCGCACACCGGACCCGGTGCCGGCGGTGTCCCCGCCGCGCCGGCCGTCGGCCCCGCGGCCGGCACCGTCCCCGCTCCGCGCCCCGCCACCCGCAAGGGCACCCCCGTGCGGGGCACCGACCTCCCCCAGCCCCCGGGGGGACGCAGGCGGGGCGGGCTCACCGCCTGGGCGCGGCGGCTGGCCGGCGGGCGGCAGGAGCAGCCGGCGGACGCGCGGGACACCCACGGCGAGGAGGCGGCCGGCGGCGCACCCGGACCCGGTGCGGCCGCCCCCGCCCTCCCCGAGACCTGGCCGGACCCCGCCACGCTGCTGCTGACCGCGCTGGGCCCCGGCCCCCGGCTGTGGGAGCGCGGGCCGGGCCACCCCGAGGCGCTCGCGGTGCGGCTCGGTACGGCCGACCGGGCGGCGCCGGACGGCTCCGGCCTGCTGCCCGCCGTACCGGTGACGTCGGGACTGCGCGAGGTCGGCGCACTGGGACTGGCCGGTCCGCGCGAACGGCTCGCCGGGCTGGCCCGCGCGGTGCTGGCCCAGCTCGCCGCGCTGCACTCCCCCGACTTCCTGGAGATCGTCCTGATCGCCGCGGACCGCTCCCGCCCCCTGGAGGAGCGCACCGCCGAGTGGTCGTGGCTGGGCTGGCTGCCGCACGTGCGCCCGGGGCACGGCCAGGACTGCCGCCTGCTCCTCGCGCACGACGCCGAACAGGCCGCCGCCCGCACCGGGGAACTGCTGCGCCGGCTGGAGGACCACGGCCACGCGGCCGGGGCGGACGCGGCCCCCTTCGCGCCGGAGCGGTCCGCCGTGCCGGAGCAGCCCGCTCCGGCCGACCGGCGCCCCTCCTGGGCCCGGGACGGCGACGGCGGCACCGACGCGGCGGGCGGCTTCGCGGGGCCGTACACCGTGGTCGTCGTGGACGGCGACCCCGGGGGCACCGAGCTGCGCGAGGCGTTGGCGCGCCTGGCCGTGGAGGGACCGCGGGCCGGGATCCACCTGGTGTGCCTCGCCGAGACGGCCGCCGCCTCCCCGGCGTCCCCGGTGGCGGAGACGTACGAGACGGCGTGCGCGGTGGCGCCGGCGTTCCGGGAGTGCGGTGCCGTCGCCCTGCTCAGCGGCGACGTGGCGACGGCCCTGCGGCTGGTGCGGGTGGCCCGGACCGGCTCCCGGGCGCCCTCCGGCCCGGTCGGCCACGGCACCGTGGCCACGGTCGACGCGGTCTCCCCCGCCTGGGCCGAGCGGTTCGCGCGGGCGCTCGCGCCGCTGCGCACGGACGGCACCGCGGGACAGCACCACGCGCGCGTGTCGGCGCCGCTGCCGCAGTCGGCGCGGCTGCTGGACGAACTGGGCCTGGCCCGGGCCACCCCCGCCTCCCTGATGGCCCGCTGGGCGGACGCGGCCGACGACACCCAGGCGCTCGGCGGCCGCGTCACCGCCGTGCTGGGCGCCGGGCCGCGCGGCCCGGTCGTCGCCGATCTCGCCGCCGACGGGCCGCATCTGCTGGTCGAGGGGGTGCCCGGCAGCGGCCGCACCGAGCTGCTGCGCGCGGTCGTCGCCTCGCTGGCCGCCGCCGAGCGGCCCGACCGGCTGAGCATCGTGCTGGTCGACGGCCGGGGCGGCCCCGCGACGGACGACGGACCCGGCGAGGGCCTGCGCGTGTGCACGGACGTCCCGCACGTCACCACCCACCTCACCGCCAACGACCCGGTGCGCATGCGGGAGTTCGCCCAGTCGCTGAGCGCCGAGCTGAAGCGGCGCGCCGAGCTGCTCGGCCGGTCCGACTTCACGGAGTGGCACACCGGGCGCGAGCTGTCGGACCGGATGGTCACGCAGCGCACGGCCGCGCGGCGCGGCGCGACGGGCACCGGGGGCGAGCACGACGGGGACCTGGAGTCCCCGCCCAGTTCGACGCTCCGGCTGCGGCCGGGAGCGGCCCGGCGCCAGGCGCAGGCCGCTCCGCCGCTGCCCCGGCTGGTGGTCGTGGTGGACGACCTGGACGCGCTGGTCTCCCCCGCGCTCGGCGCGCCGGGACGGCCCGCCGCCGGATCGGTGATGCGGGCGCTGGAGGCCGTGGCGCGGGACGGGGAGCGGCTGGGCGTGCACCTGGTCGCGGCCACCGGCCCGTGCGCCCGTACGGCCCGGACCGAGCCGGCGCGGCGGGCGACGGTGCGGGTCACGCTCGACGCGCCCGCGCCCCCGGGCCCGGACGCGCCGGCGCCGGGGCGCGGCCGGCTGGCCCACCCGGACGGCCGGACGACCGCGTTCCAGGGCGGGCGGGTGACCGGCCGCATCCCGCGGACGGCGACCCTGCGCCCCACGGTCGTGCCGCTGGAGTGGCACCGCATGGGCGACCCCCCGGCCCGCCGCCAGGTGCGGGAGCTGGGCAACGGCCCGACCGACCTCGCCCTGCTCGCCAGCGCGCTGGAGCGCGCCGCCCGGCAGGTCTCCGCGGCCGAGGTGCCGTCACTGCTGTGA
- a CDS encoding ABC transporter substrate-binding protein, giving the protein MRRTSRIIRTRRSPDGSTRVPRTRGTARAAAAVAAGVLAVSLTACGGGDDDGGTDDKGGGAEDTGTTVTLPELDGESLQVAAVWTGAEQANFKKVLAEFEKRTGAKVTFVPAQDPIINFLGSKIAGGAPPDVALLPQPGAIKQAVDKKWAKPLGAEARAELAENYSRGWQDIGKVDGEQYGVYYKAANKSLIWYNTQVFENAGASEPKTWDELLTTAQTVYDSGVTPFSVGGADGWTLTDWFENVYLSQAGPEKYDRLARHEIKWTDPSVEEALTTLAEIWGRKDYVAGGARGALQTAFPESVTQTFTGGDQPKAAMVYEGDFVQVNIGETEAEVGTDAKVFPFPAVGDTAPVVSGGDAAVILKDSKAAQALVTFLASPDAAGVQAKLGGYLSPNRNVPNSAYPNEVQRKMAKALVDAGDDFRFDMSDQAPQVFGGTPGKGEWKALQDFLKNPRDVAGTQERLEADAAAAYGD; this is encoded by the coding sequence ATGCGCAGGACGAGCAGGATCATCCGGACACGCAGGTCGCCCGACGGCTCCACGCGGGTTCCCCGCACCCGCGGAACCGCGAGAGCCGCAGCCGCCGTCGCCGCGGGTGTGCTCGCGGTCTCGCTCACCGCCTGCGGAGGCGGCGACGACGACGGCGGCACCGACGACAAGGGCGGTGGCGCCGAGGACACCGGCACCACCGTCACCCTCCCCGAGCTGGACGGCGAGAGCCTCCAGGTGGCCGCCGTGTGGACCGGCGCCGAGCAGGCCAACTTCAAGAAGGTCCTCGCGGAGTTCGAGAAGCGCACCGGCGCCAAGGTGACCTTCGTGCCCGCCCAGGACCCCATCATCAACTTCCTCGGCTCGAAGATCGCGGGCGGTGCCCCGCCGGACGTGGCGCTGCTGCCGCAGCCCGGCGCCATCAAGCAGGCGGTGGACAAGAAGTGGGCCAAGCCGCTGGGCGCCGAGGCGCGGGCGGAACTGGCCGAGAACTACTCGCGGGGCTGGCAGGACATCGGCAAGGTCGACGGCGAGCAGTACGGCGTCTACTACAAGGCCGCCAACAAGTCGCTGATCTGGTACAACACCCAGGTCTTCGAGAACGCCGGCGCGAGCGAGCCCAAGACCTGGGACGAACTGCTCACCACCGCGCAGACGGTGTACGACTCCGGCGTCACCCCCTTCTCGGTCGGCGGCGCCGACGGCTGGACGCTGACCGACTGGTTCGAGAACGTCTACCTCTCCCAGGCGGGCCCGGAGAAGTACGACCGGCTCGCCCGGCACGAGATCAAGTGGACCGATCCGTCGGTCGAGGAGGCGCTGACCACCCTGGCGGAGATCTGGGGCAGGAAGGACTACGTCGCGGGCGGCGCGCGCGGCGCGCTGCAGACGGCGTTCCCCGAGTCCGTGACGCAGACCTTCACCGGCGGCGACCAGCCCAAGGCGGCCATGGTCTACGAGGGCGACTTCGTGCAGGTCAACATCGGCGAGACCGAGGCGGAGGTCGGCACGGACGCGAAGGTGTTCCCGTTCCCGGCGGTCGGCGACACCGCGCCCGTGGTGTCCGGCGGCGACGCGGCGGTGATCCTGAAGGACTCGAAGGCGGCGCAGGCGCTGGTGACCTTCCTCGCCTCCCCGGACGCGGCGGGCGTCCAGGCGAAGCTGGGCGGCTACCTGTCGCCGAACAGGAACGTGCCGAACTCGGCGTACCCCAACGAGGTGCAGCGGAAGATGGCCAAGGCGCTCGTCGACGCCGGGGACGACTTCCGCTTCGACATGTCCGACCAGGCCCCGCAGGTCTTCGGCGGCACGCCCGGCAAGGGCGAGTGGAAGGCGCTGCAGGACTTCCTGAAGAACCCGCGGGACGTCGCGGGGACCCAGGAGAGGCTGGAGGCCGACGCGGCCGCGGCGTACGGGGACTGA
- a CDS encoding sugar ABC transporter permease — translation MASDTAAGPPEAAPAAPKSRRSVTGTRTTVAALFLLPALVLLGALVVYPIGYSVVRSFYDQSGDGFAGLDNYRALFTDDGIRTALKNNIVWVVFAPTVATALGLVFAVLTERVRWGTAFKLVVFMPMAISMLAAGIIFRLVYDQDPDKGVANAVWVGVHDTFAQSSAFPKAHPGRESPLEPADGGAFVTRATVSAGDTVTLPLVGVAPDLMPDDARRAAPPEPEDGRITGTTWQDFTRGKGVGTLNGVDASELGYAGMRIEAVKDGEVVETATAGDDGTFSFSSKADGARLRLPASNFEEPYNGLDWLGPSLVTPAIIGSYIWMWAGFAMVLIAAGLAGMPRELLEAARVDGANEWQVFRRITVPLLAPVLAVVTVTLMINVLKVFDLVFIIAPGSSQDDANVLALELYRKGFAADQPGIASAIAVFLLLLVVPVMWFNIRRLRREVRR, via the coding sequence ATGGCGTCGGACACGGCGGCGGGGCCCCCGGAGGCGGCCCCCGCCGCTCCCAAGTCGCGCAGGAGCGTCACCGGCACCCGCACCACCGTCGCGGCGCTGTTCCTGCTGCCCGCGCTCGTCCTGCTCGGTGCGCTCGTGGTCTACCCGATCGGGTACTCCGTCGTCCGCAGCTTCTACGACCAGTCCGGCGACGGCTTCGCCGGACTCGACAACTACCGGGCCCTGTTCACCGACGACGGCATCCGCACCGCCCTGAAGAACAACATCGTCTGGGTGGTGTTCGCGCCGACCGTCGCGACCGCGCTCGGCCTGGTCTTCGCGGTGCTGACCGAACGGGTGCGCTGGGGAACGGCGTTCAAGCTGGTCGTCTTCATGCCGATGGCGATCTCGATGCTCGCGGCGGGCATCATCTTCCGGCTGGTGTACGACCAGGACCCGGACAAGGGCGTGGCGAACGCGGTGTGGGTGGGGGTGCACGACACCTTCGCCCAGTCCTCGGCGTTCCCGAAGGCGCACCCGGGGCGCGAGTCGCCGCTGGAGCCGGCGGACGGGGGCGCGTTCGTCACCAGGGCGACGGTGAGCGCGGGCGACACGGTCACGCTGCCGCTGGTCGGTGTCGCCCCGGACCTGATGCCGGACGACGCGCGGCGGGCGGCGCCGCCGGAGCCGGAGGACGGCCGGATCACCGGCACCACCTGGCAGGACTTCACCCGCGGCAAGGGCGTCGGCACGCTGAACGGCGTCGACGCCTCGGAGCTGGGCTACGCCGGGATGAGGATCGAGGCCGTGAAGGACGGCGAGGTGGTGGAGACGGCCACGGCGGGCGACGACGGCACCTTCTCCTTCTCGTCGAAGGCGGACGGGGCGCGGCTGCGGCTCCCGGCGAGCAACTTCGAGGAGCCCTACAACGGCCTGGACTGGCTGGGCCCGTCGCTGGTCACGCCCGCCATCATCGGCTCGTACATCTGGATGTGGGCGGGCTTCGCGATGGTGCTGATCGCGGCCGGGCTCGCGGGCATGCCCCGGGAGCTGCTGGAGGCCGCCCGGGTGGACGGCGCCAACGAGTGGCAGGTGTTCAGACGGATCACGGTGCCCCTGCTCGCGCCCGTCCTCGCGGTCGTCACCGTCACCCTGATGATCAATGTGCTGAAGGTGTTCGACCTGGTCTTCATCATCGCCCCGGGCTCCTCCCAGGACGACGCGAACGTCCTCGCGCTGGAGCTGTACCGCAAGGGCTTCGCGGCGGACCAGCCGGGCATCGCCAGCGCCATCGCGGTGTTCCTGCTGCTGCTGGTCGTCCCGGTGATGTGGTTCAACATCCGCAGGCTGCGGCGGGAGGTGCGGCGATGA
- a CDS encoding carbohydrate ABC transporter permease, whose product MSADAGGVSEAGAPPVVPVRAGRPLGSRLTARAGGGLVRVFLVVVGVFWLVPTLGLLLASLRTPQDMAASGWWKVLTEPSQLTFGAYETLLENGDITSSLLNTVYITVPSTVLVVVIGSLAGYAFAWMEFPGRDWWFLAVVGLLVVPVQVALIPIAELFGALGVFGSLTGVVLFHVGFGLPFAVFLLRNFFAEIPRELLEAARLDGAGELRLFVRVVMPLAGPAIAALGIFQFLWVWNDLLVALIFSDAGSQPITVALQTQVRQFGNNIDVLAPGAFLSMVVPLVVFFAFQRQFVSGVMAGAVK is encoded by the coding sequence ATGAGCGCGGACGCCGGCGGTGTCAGCGAGGCGGGCGCACCGCCCGTCGTCCCCGTCAGGGCCGGACGGCCGCTGGGCTCGAGGCTCACCGCGCGGGCGGGCGGCGGCCTGGTGCGCGTCTTCCTGGTCGTCGTCGGAGTGTTCTGGCTGGTCCCGACGCTCGGGCTGCTGCTGGCCAGCCTGCGCACCCCGCAGGACATGGCCGCGAGCGGCTGGTGGAAGGTGCTCACCGAGCCCTCGCAGCTCACCTTCGGCGCCTACGAGACGCTCCTGGAGAACGGCGACATCACGAGCTCCCTGCTGAACACGGTGTACATCACGGTGCCGTCGACCGTCCTGGTGGTGGTGATCGGCTCACTGGCCGGTTACGCCTTCGCCTGGATGGAGTTCCCCGGCCGGGACTGGTGGTTCCTCGCCGTGGTGGGGCTGCTGGTGGTGCCGGTGCAGGTGGCGCTGATCCCGATCGCCGAACTCTTCGGCGCCCTCGGCGTCTTCGGCTCCCTGACCGGGGTGGTCCTCTTCCACGTCGGCTTCGGCCTGCCGTTCGCGGTGTTCCTGCTGCGGAACTTCTTCGCGGAGATCCCCAGGGAGCTGCTGGAGGCGGCCCGGCTGGACGGCGCCGGTGAACTGCGCCTGTTCGTCCGGGTCGTGATGCCGCTCGCCGGGCCGGCGATCGCCGCGCTCGGCATCTTCCAGTTCCTGTGGGTGTGGAACGACCTGCTGGTCGCGCTGATCTTCTCGGACGCCGGGAGCCAGCCGATCACGGTCGCCCTGCAGACGCAGGTACGGCAGTTCGGCAACAACATCGACGTGCTGGCGCCGGGCGCGTTCCTCTCGATGGTGGTCCCGCTGGTCGTGTTCTTCGCGTTCCAGCGGCAGTTCGTCTCCGGCGTGATGGCGGGCGCGGTGAAGTAG